A stretch of Lathyrus oleraceus cultivar Zhongwan6 chromosome 6, CAAS_Psat_ZW6_1.0, whole genome shotgun sequence DNA encodes these proteins:
- the LOC127094712 gene encoding uncharacterized protein LOC127094712 — translation MKEPEVAHIAATLFSQESVMKANIQHKGGVSGYRLGFLVQEASFKADKKNLKAFNAILACCIYGIMLFPDEPKFLDMNAISIYIQKNLVPTILGDLYHFVHFRSDKGKGGVIFCCAPLLYRWFASHLPSQEAFVDTQHTMRWSNRLMGLTSKDLNWYKPGLGRLGNKEIIVKCGGFPNVPLLGIRGGVNYNHTLSRRQLGYALRVPPTDREVMESLSYNVPDSTGMMEKAAKAWENVHLEDSTYFGKRDAGIYSPYVQWLVERNMRQRWPFHLEAPLYHQSLDQPDAVPKESYDQLYAQRVQLQSQNEELGVKLLVAEQEKNQLSHNLEKIQEES, via the coding sequence ATGAAGGAGCCAGAAGTTGCTCATATCGCCGCAACTTTATTTTCTCAAGAATCTGTTATGAAAGCAAATATTCAACATAAAGGGGGTGTTAGTGGTTATCGTCTGGGGTTTCTTGTGCAGGAAGCAAGTTTCAAAGCTGATAAGAAAAACTTGAAGGCCTTCAACGCCATTCTCGCCTGTTGTATCTATGGTATTATGTTGTTCCCGGACGAGCCAAAGTTTCTGGACATGAATGCCATTTCTATCTATATCCAGAAGAATCTGGTGCCCACTATTTTGGGAGACCTGTATCATTTTGTGCATTTTAGAAGCGATAAAGGCAAAGGTGGAGTGATTTTCTGCTGTGCTCCGTTGTTGTATCGATGGTTTGCTAGTCACCTTCCTTCGCAAGAGGCATTTGTTGATACACAACATACTATGAGATGGTCTAATCGCTTGATGGGGCTAACCTCCAAAGATCTCAATTGGTACAAGCCAGGCTTGGGAAGATTGGGGAACAAAGAGATTATTGTGAAATGCGGCGGATTTCCTAATGTCCCTCTCTTGGGCATAAGAGGTGGCGTCAATTATAATCATACACTTTCTAGAAGGCAGTTGGGGTATGCGCTGAGGGTGCCTCCGACCGATCGGGAAGTGATGGAATCCTTGTCTTATAATGTGCCTGATAGTACTGGGATGATGGAGAAGGCTGCCAAAGCATGGGAAAATGTTCATCTGGAAGATAGTACTTATTTTGGCAAAAGAGATGCTGGAATTTACTCTCCTTATGTTCAGTGGCTCGTTGAGAGGAACATGAGACAACGATGGCCTTTTCATTTGGAAGCTCCTTTGTATCACCAGAGTCTTGATCAACCTGACGCGGTGCCCAAAGAGTCTTATGATCAACTCTATGCTCAAAGAGTTCAATTGCAGTCGCAAAATGAGGAGTTGGGGGTGAAACTCCTTGTGGCTGAGCAAGAAAAGAATCAGTTATCTCATAATCTTGAGAAGATCCAAGAAGAGTCGTGA